The sequence below is a genomic window from Candidatus Cloacimonadota bacterium.
AAATCAAACAAGACAATAACAAATATTTTTTGGACAAATGGTATTTGAAACCGGTTCGGGATGAAATCGAATTTGTTCGGAAAAACATAAATAGAATTCAAAATCTAAACACAAAAAAAATCTTGGAGATTATTTTAAGCAGGAGTGTACGCAGTTGTCGGGCAACAACTCATTTTGATTTAGCAACCTTAAAAGAACCTGTTTATTCAACTTATTATTGCCATAAACATTTCAAAATCTGCAAACCTCTCTTCTCAATGTTCAGTTGGTGGCAAAGATATGCGAACGATACATTGAAAAGACTCTTTCATTTTCACCAATTAAGAACTGATACTTTTCAAAAGTGTTTTACAGGGGATTCCAGAACTATCGATTTGTTTGGAGAAATCGTAAAAGATAATAATGAATTTTATCAACAAATCTTAAAGAAAAAGATTAATGGAATTTTCTCATCTCCTCCTTATGTTGGTTTAATCGATTATCATGAACAGCATGCTTATGCTTATGAAATATTTGGATACGAGAGAAAAGACGAATTGGAAATCGGACCGCTTTTTAATGGAAATGGTCGGGAAGCGAGAGAATCTTATGTAAAAGGGATTTCGGATGTTCTGAATAATTGTAAACGGTTTTTAATAGATTATTATGATGTTTTTCTGGTTGCCAATGATAAATTTAATTTGTATCCGAAAATTGCAGAAAAATCGGGAATGAAAATTGTAAATAGATTTAAAAGACCGGTTTTGAATCGAACTGAAAGAGATAAGACTGCTTATGCTGAGATTATATTTCATTTGAAGGAGAAATAGAAATGGGTTTACCGAATGAGAAAAAAGAAAAAATTGAATTTCTATTAGTTAAAACAATCGAAAATAAACTAAAGAGGTATGCAAGAGAATCTCATTCTATGCCTTTTTTGGTTAGATTGATTCAGGACAGCAGAAAAGTTGCAGCCTACTCATTCATCCATTCTATTGCGACAAGTTTAGGAATGTCAATATACGAGAAAGTTTCTATGATATTGGCTGAAGATAATTGTATTGAATGCTTTCGAAATTATGATTTAGGTAGCGTTATTTCAAAAAATCAAAAATCTGTTATCGATAATATTATCCGTGAATTAAGAAATAATGAGAGAAAACCAAATTATGAAAATGATATGCAGATTATCTTAAATGCTTCTCCAAAAAATGGTAAACAACAAAAAGATGGAAAAATTGTAGATTTTTATATGATAAGAGATGATTCTGAATATTTGTTCGAAATAAAAACAGTTAAACCTAATATTGATATTTTTACAAAAACAAAAGTAAAATTATTAGAATGGATTGCAAGAAAGAGAAAACCGATTCGCTCAATTTTAGCATTGCCGTATAATCCTTACTTTCCAAATCCTTATAAAAGATTTACAAATCAGAATCTTATGCAGGAAGGAGTCGATTTTCTCGTTGGAGATGAATACTGGAATTTTATCGCTGGTGAGAAAATATTTGAGGATTTATTAGATATTTTTGATAAAGTTGGCAAGAAGTGGAAAGAAGATATTCTGGCAAAAATTGAAAAAGTTGCGATAGAAAAAATGGAGAATTTTTAAATGGCTAAAGATAACGATGTTCTTTTTATACTGACTAATGAAGATGCACAGATTGTTTCAAGAGATTTAATTGGTCGAGACCTTTCATCAACAGAAATGCAATATGTAAAGAAGGGATTAGAATATG
It includes:
- a CDS encoding TdeIII family type II restriction endonuclease is translated as MGLPNEKKEKIEFLLVKTIENKLKRYARESHSMPFLVRLIQDSRKVAAYSFIHSIATSLGMSIYEKVSMILAEDNCIECFRNYDLGSVISKNQKSVIDNIIRELRNNERKPNYENDMQIILNASPKNGKQQKDGKIVDFYMIRDDSEYLFEIKTVKPNIDIFTKTKVKLLEWIARKRKPIRSILALPYNPYFPNPYKRFTNQNLMQEGVDFLVGDEYWNFIAGEKIFEDLLDIFDKVGKKWKEDILAKIEKVAIEKMENF